Genomic window (Bacteroidota bacterium):
AAGGATGAGGCCCGGCATTATGCAAAACTAAAGTGTGAGATGCGTGCGGAGCTGGATAAAATGATGGGCGACACGCTCGGGACCTATCCACAGGCCTTGATCGACTCTGTCCGGAAGGCAAGAAACCAGGAAATACGGTTAATCCGGGAGAAATATCAGGAAGACGCCGATCTTCTGAAAAGATTCAATGAACTGGTGCAGGAAGAAGCTCAGACTCTGGATGAATGCAAAGGGTTGATCAACAAACCGCGTGAAAAGAAAGACAGAGAAAAAGGCAAGGCACAACCGGAGTAGGAAAACGGAAATTTGTATATTTGCGCGCGGAAATCGACCCCGGTTTTCACCAGGGCAGACGATCGGAGACATAGCTCTCCGATCTCCGATCTTCGATCTCTTGGTCCCGTAGCTCAGTTGGATAGAGCAACAGCCTTCTAAGCTGTGGGTCGCAGGTTCGAATCCTGCCGGGATCGCTCAGAAGTCATAAAGCATTGTAATATAGTTTATTACGATGCTTTTTGTTTAGATACTATTCTTAACTCCGAGAATCCTCTGTGCAACTCTAAGAAATAATTACACTGAGTAATCGACAATCGACAAGCTAATTTGACAATCCATATTTCCGCGAATAGGTAATGAATAAATGCCACTAATGAATAATAATAAATGCCACGAATGCACAAATAAAGATTAATGAACGATATTTCAATTTACCAATAACCGTGAAGTCATGATGTAATTCATTCGTGCATTTGTAGCGATTTTATTATACACTTGCAGATTTGAGGCTCAACAAGACCATGAAGTCAAAATCAACATAATCCCTGCGTCCCTGCGGTTCTGCTAGTTTTATTCAAGTAAATACTTCTCCTCTGCGTCTCTGCGCGAAATAAACTCAGCAAGGAGATAAGAATTTTCACTCTGAGATAGCTTTTTTTTTCGCGCAGAGGCACAGAGTATGCATGAGGCGCAAAGAGTTTTTGGATTTAAATTAATTTTAATGTCACAAAACTCTTCCTCAAACAGACATACATAATATCGCAAAACTCTGGAAAGCTTTAAAGACATATACAAGGATAATTACCTTAAAATGCACAGCATTGCCAGAAAGATGGTTAATGACAGCAATGTGGCCAGTGATATCGTGCAGGAAGTTTTCGTCTATTTCCTGGAAAGAAAAGAAGGGCAAAAGGAAATACACAACACGGGGAGCTGGCTTTTGCGCGCTACCATTAATAAATGTATTGATCACAACGGACGGAAGAAGCTTTTTCAGAATCTGGATGGGGTGAGAGATACCGGATCTGCTGATCAACAAAGCGCTGTAGATGAAAAGGCCGTCATCCGCCTTGCTCTGTCAAAACTTAAACCCCGGGAGAAAACACTCGCAGTGCTATACAGCGAAGGATATTCGTACAGGGAATTATCCGGTTTAACCGGGATAAGGTACTCCTCCATTGGCAAGAAACTCTCCAGGGTACTGAACAAAATGAAGGACGAATTAAAAAACCTGAATTATGAGCTGTATTAAAGAAGGTCTTATCCAGAAATACATTGACGGGGAGACCACGCAAAAGGAGACAGCCCGGATTGAGAAGCATATC
Coding sequences:
- a CDS encoding sigma-70 family RNA polymerase sigma factor — protein: MHSIARKMVNDSNVASDIVQEVFVYFLERKEGQKEIHNTGSWLLRATINKCIDHNGRKKLFQNLDGVRDTGSADQQSAVDEKAVIRLALSKLKPREKTLAVLYSEGYSYRELSGLTGIRYSSIGKKLSRVLNKMKDELKNLNYELY